The Bdellovibrio sp. ArHS nucleotide sequence TTAGGTGAGCTTTTGCAGACCCCTGCGTTGACGGTGGATGAAGTGATTTTGCAAAATGTGGCGTTGGATCTTCTTTTGGAATCACTGCGGGAGGTTCCGGCAGGTGAAGCCGTGGGCGTCCTTAAGGACATTGTCAATAATGGATACATAGAAGATAGTACGAAAAGTTTAGAGTCGCGAAAGTCCTTGGGCGAGGTGAAAGCAGAGATTTTGTATCAGTGGTCCTCGTTGCAGCCGCAAAAAAAATCCGAAATTGAAAGGCTGCTCCCGGGGCCGGTCAGTCGAAAAATTTGGGAAAATGTCCGCTACCAGCAGGAAAACAATTTGGCGGAATCTGCTTTAGAACAAAAAGGCCAATAAACTTTCGCGTCCTTTTTGTCGAAACACATTTTCATTTCTGTCAGAACACATGCTTTGTCCTAGCTATTAAAGTTCCTCTCGAAATCGGCCCCAGCCTTGGTCCGAATCTTTATCCTTCCGTAACGAATTTTTCTATCGCGTAATCTTTCTCCTTTAAGGTTTGTTCATGCACATCAAACAACTTTGGAGGTTGAATGCAAGTGACTGTTAACAAATCTTTCTATTCCCGTTTTACAGCGACTCTATTGGTAGCTTCTTTTATGATCCTGGCAGCTTGCGCGGGAAATGGTGGTGGAGATACAGCCGCTCTTCCCGATGACACTACAGAGGAACAAATTGTTGGCAATCCGGGAGCCAGCGCTTCAGTACCCCGAGATGCCTCGGAAAGTCTTTCAGACTCGCAACGCGAGGGCATTTTACAAAAATACAACTACGTCGATCCGACGCGCATGGTTCGCACGGAGGCTTTAGCTAAGGCCTTGGTGTATTTTGATGCTAATAAAAACAACCTGAAGAATCAGGATTTTGTTTCGGTGATTGATTTTGGCAAAAATTCTTCAGAGGCGCGCTTCTACATTGTGAGCATGAAGACCGGAGCTGTCTGGGCGATTCGTGTCGCGCATGGAAAAGGCTCTGATGCCAACCATGACGGCTTTGCCGAGAAGTTCAGCAATACTTCAGGGGCCCATGCGAGCTCTATCGGTTTCTATCGCACGGCCGAAACCTATCAGGGCGGTCACGGCTTGTCGCTCCGCCTGGATGGCCTGTCGACAACGAATTCCAATGCCCGGGCACGCGCAGTTGTCATTCATGGCGCGGATTACGTTCAAGACACCAATATCAAGCAGGGGCGAAGCTGGGGATGTCCCGCGGTCTCAATGCAGAATCTTAAAAATGTCGTGAACTATCTTAAAGGCGGCAGTTTGATTTACGCGGTTAAATAACCTCGTCGAGTTTAGAAAAAGAAAGAAAAAATCGGAGATGACTCTCCGATTTTTTCTTTTTCCGAATTAGAACCAGTACTCGCCACCCACAGAGGTGTTAAAGCCTTCGGAATAATAGCTATAGGTCTCTTCGTAACGATGATCCGCCAGATTATTTAGACGTGTGTAAAGAGTGAGCTTGTCATTGACGGTATAAGAATACGCAGCATTGGCTGTGACATAACCCGGGATGCTAATCACGTCCGTTGCACCATTATCCAAACGAGTTCCCGCAGCAATAAATTCTAAAGAGGCGGAATGTTTGTTATCCCAGCCTTGAATATATCGCAGGCTTCCATTCACCAAGGGGCGACGTAACAACCAGCGATCGTTTTCAAAGTCGCGAGGTTCTTGATAGCCATAGGTAGCGACAATGCTGGACGCTGTGTTCGGTCGGATTGTATAGGCCACGTCAACGCCACGAGTTTCTGATTTCGCGACATTGTTGTATTTGAAATTTCCGGGGGTTCCCGTAATTAAGAGTAAATTGGAAAACTCAGAATAGAAAAGGGTCACAGAAACATTTTGAATGTCGCTGATAATCCATTCTTGCATCAAACTGTATTGGTTGGCATTTTCGGCTTTCAAATCCGGATTTCCATAACTGGAGTAAAGCTGGAACAAAGACGGAATTTTATACCCCGAGGTTGCTTCAAGCTTGGTATTTTCAAAAAGCGTTAAACCCACCTGATAGGTGCCGACAGGGTCCTGGTCACCCCAGTTTTCCACGCGGCCACCGAGAGCCAACGAATAATTTTTATTCCAGACATAATCCGCTTTTAGAAAAAGACCGCGCTGTTCTGAAAGGGTGTTGATTTGTTCAGCGCCTTTTTTTCTATAAACGAAGTCCTCGTAAATATAACTCAATCCCCCTGTGAGCGTAAGTTCGTCTCCTTTGAACGGGGTGAAGTCCAGGCGTACGGAGCGCAAATTGGCGCCGTAATCATCTTCAGTGCCCGACGGATTGTCGGGGCCAAGAACCGGCCAGTCGTAGCTGCGCAAGCTGTTTTGCGTGCTGATGGCTAAGCGAGGCTCCCACGGAGTCTGCGTGAATCTTAGGTTGGACGAAGCGCCGATTTGTCGGGTGTACTGCTCGAAGTTTTCAGTGTCATACAGAGCATTGTTAGCACGACTGGAAGCGGGCGAGGCATTCAGATCCTGAAGAAAATGAGCCTTGATATTTCCTTCAATGTTTCCCTTCCACGCATAGGTGCCCTCTGCATTCCAATTATTGCGAATGTATGTTTTCGCAGAGCCTAAGACTGGTGATTCTGCATCTTTCCACGCTCCGTGGCCACGCATGATAAACGCATTGTTTTCATCAAGTGCTTCGGTGTGCACGGCCGTGATGTCGCGAAAGTTCTGTGTGCCGATCTGCGCCTGCAGGCCTGTTTTGGTTTTAAACTCGGCAGGAATTGTATCAATCTTAATAACGCCACTTAAAGCCTGACCGCCGTAAAGCACCGTTTGACCACCCTTGATGATCTCAATACGGCGCACCGATTTGATATCCAGAGAATTGAGATTGAAGGTGCGTTGAATCGTTGAGGCATCATAAAAGGGCACGCCATCCACAAGAATCATCACGTGGCTTGCATCGCCGCCGCGAATGAAGATGGAATTAGGCTGATAGGGCGTGCTAGTTACCGTGATATTGGCCTGGCTGGACAGCAAAGTCGTGATGTTCGGTGCGCGCGATTCGCGAATGGTTTCTTCATCGATCACGATTTTGTTCGAGGTGTTAAAGATGACGTCTTCAACAACGGTTTCGAAGGAGGGAATGCTTTCCTGTGCTTGGGCAGAAAGTCCCATCAACAATGACAATAACAGGCTTGAGTATTTCACGGACTTTTCCTTTGCGCTAAGGTCCTAGTTAACTTCCAATTTAAATCTATAGGTGTAGCGAATCTTAACGGCAACAGATTCTTCGCCTTTGAAAGCAGGTTGAAACTCGAATTTTCGCAAAGCCTCAATCGCCGACTCGTTCAGGCCATGGCCGGGACCGCTCACTAATTTCACATCGCGCACTTGACCCGCTTTGTCGATGATAATCTCTAAAACCACGGGACCATCGACGCCGGCTTTTTTCGCCTCTTCCGGGTACTGGGCCTTGATTTCTTTTTTTACCTTCGGAAAGCGCGTGATTTCGCCGTACGAGGCCGTGCCACCGGAAAACTCACTGCCGGCGGTGGATGTTGGCGAGGAATCCGCTTCTAGCGCAGAAGGTGTCGCCACCGCGGGCTTTGTTGGCTCATCCGTAGAAGAGGTCTGGGGCGTCGGCGAAGGGGGGCGAGGAGTCGGCGTTAAAGGCGTGACTTCCTTTGGCGTTGCTCCCGCGCCTGGCAAGTCCATGACTGTAAGATCAACAATCTCAACGGGCTCGGCAGGCATTGAGGTCGCACCCCAGTGCAAAGCCGTTACAGCCAGTAAATGCAAGACAAGTGATAAAATAATCCAATACGCTAGTTTCAATCCTTTGAACTTCTCACAAAAAAGTTTGAAGTCAAATGCGGAGTGCTTTTCGAAAGTTCTTTTTTTGCAGAAATACGAGATTGAAGTCGGCGCCCATTAAAGGCAGGATTTGAAGCATGAATTCTCAAAAAATCGCTCGTATTCTTTTTCCTTTTGCCGCCGTACTTTGCTTTCATCCGGCTGTTTCTTCCGCCTTAGCGCTGATTGCTGGGATGGTCTTAGCTTTGACTCTGGGCAATCCTTATCAAGAGCGCACGAAGGTTTGGACGTCGCAATTGCTTAGCCTTGCGGTGGTTGGATTGGGCGCCGGCATGAACTTGATCACCGTAGGACAAGTTGGAGCCCGGGGCATCGGCTATACCGTCGTCGGAATTGCCGTCGGTCTTTTATTGGGCACTTTGATGGGCCGTTTATTGAAGGTGGAAAAGAACACCTCCACTTTGATTACTGTGGGAACCACCATCTGCGGAGGCAGCGCCATCGCCGCCGTGGCGCCGGTGATTCGCGCGCGTCCACCGGAAGTTTCGGTGGCTTTAGGAACGGTGTTTTTGCTGAATGCTTTAGCCCTGTTTATTTTTCCTCAGATTGGTCATCATTTTAATTTGAGTGAAACCCAATTCGGTCTGTGGAGTGCGTTGGCTATTCATGATACCAGCTCTGTCGTTGGCGCCAGTCTGCAATACGGTCCTCACGCTTTGGAAGTGGGAACGACCGTCAAGCTGGCTCGGGCTTTGTGGATTGTGCCGATCGCGTTGGGTATCGGACTGCTATATAAAAATCAGGGACAACAGGCTGGCGAAGCGAAAGCCAAACGGCCATGGTTTATTCTGGGATTCTTAATCATGGCGGGAATTATGACTTGGGTGCCTGCATTGCAGCCGGTGGGTCATGGAGTTGAATGGGTGGCGAAAAGACTTCTGGTTCTGACTCTTTTTCTGATCGGCGGAAACCTTACTCGGCAAACGGTCAAAAGTGTTGGTATCAAGCCATTTATTATGGGCGTGGCACTTTGGATTGTGATGGCCACTGGATCTTTAGCCGCAATTCTTGAGGGTTGGGTCCACTAACTGCATGTCGATGATTAAAAGAGCCATCGCATAGCGACGGCTCACATCGTCGGGTCTCATAAATTAGGTTAGTGACGAGCGTGAGTTTCTCGTTCATGCGGGGCATCCATGCCTCCGCGCTCAAGCAGGCGTGTTTTCAGATCCAGGAAAAGTTGCCCGAGCTTTTCGCGGTCACTTGTCTCGGAATGTTTCTTGAAATCTGGAAGTAGTTCGTCTTCTTCCTCTTCAATATGATGCTCGA carries:
- a CDS encoding energy transducer TonB → MKLAYWIILSLVLHLLAVTALHWGATSMPAEPVEIVDLTVMDLPGAGATPKEVTPLTPTPRPPSPTPQTSSTDEPTKPAVATPSALEADSSPTSTAGSEFSGGTASYGEITRFPKVKKEIKAQYPEEAKKAGVDGPVVLEIIIDKAGQVRDVKLVSGPGHGLNESAIEALRKFEFQPAFKGEESVAVKIRYTYRFKLEVN
- a CDS encoding TonB-dependent receptor, which codes for MKYSSLLLSLLMGLSAQAQESIPSFETVVEDVIFNTSNKIVIDEETIRESRAPNITTLLSSQANITVTSTPYQPNSIFIRGGDASHVMILVDGVPFYDASTIQRTFNLNSLDIKSVRRIEIIKGGQTVLYGGQALSGVIKIDTIPAEFKTKTGLQAQIGTQNFRDITAVHTEALDENNAFIMRGHGAWKDAESPVLGSAKTYIRNNWNAEGTYAWKGNIEGNIKAHFLQDLNASPASSRANNALYDTENFEQYTRQIGASSNLRFTQTPWEPRLAISTQNSLRSYDWPVLGPDNPSGTEDDYGANLRSVRLDFTPFKGDELTLTGGLSYIYEDFVYRKKGAEQINTLSEQRGLFLKADYVWNKNYSLALGGRVENWGDQDPVGTYQVGLTLFENTKLEATSGYKIPSLFQLYSSYGNPDLKAENANQYSLMQEWIISDIQNVSVTLFYSEFSNLLLITGTPGNFKYNNVAKSETRGVDVAYTIRPNTASSIVATYGYQEPRDFENDRWLLRRPLVNGSLRYIQGWDNKHSASLEFIAAGTRLDNGATDVISIPGYVTANAAYSYTVNDKLTLYTRLNNLADHRYEETYSYYSEGFNTSVGGEYWF
- a CDS encoding murein L,D-transpeptidase catalytic domain family protein, whose product is MQVTVNKSFYSRFTATLLVASFMILAACAGNGGGDTAALPDDTTEEQIVGNPGASASVPRDASESLSDSQREGILQKYNYVDPTRMVRTEALAKALVYFDANKNNLKNQDFVSVIDFGKNSSEARFYIVSMKTGAVWAIRVAHGKGSDANHDGFAEKFSNTSGAHASSIGFYRTAETYQGGHGLSLRLDGLSTTNSNARARAVVIHGADYVQDTNIKQGRSWGCPAVSMQNLKNVVNYLKGGSLIYAVK
- a CDS encoding putative sulfate exporter family transporter, with the translated sequence MNSQKIARILFPFAAVLCFHPAVSSALALIAGMVLALTLGNPYQERTKVWTSQLLSLAVVGLGAGMNLITVGQVGARGIGYTVVGIAVGLLLGTLMGRLLKVEKNTSTLITVGTTICGGSAIAAVAPVIRARPPEVSVALGTVFLLNALALFIFPQIGHHFNLSETQFGLWSALAIHDTSSVVGASLQYGPHALEVGTTVKLARALWIVPIALGIGLLYKNQGQQAGEAKAKRPWFILGFLIMAGIMTWVPALQPVGHGVEWVAKRLLVLTLFLIGGNLTRQTVKSVGIKPFIMGVALWIVMATGSLAAILEGWVH